The Pyrenophora tritici-repentis strain M4 chromosome 10, whole genome shotgun sequence genome contains a region encoding:
- a CDS encoding CypX, Cytochrome P450: protein MGVPKRGLLLAASALSFLRARGAVQGGGYISSTAAIFTILLLVKWFYEILIYPHFLSPLRKLPQPENTNPILGNFLQIFNLATGEPHREWIDEVPNDGVIYYRWLFNSPRVLVANPKAMGEVLVTKSYEFVKPARLREGLGRLLGVGILLAEGEEHKRQRKLLMPAFNFRHVKDLYPIFWSKSQEMTNKVAETITASPDSESVVEIREWASRATLDIIGVAGMGKDFDAITNPKNPLNETYRKIFGSNRNAQIVQLLLGFLPHWLAASLPLKRNDEIGNSIATIKSVAASLIAEKREKLKSGSTGTDILSVALESGGFSDEDLVNQLMTFLAAGHETTASALTWAVYCLCLHPSVQTRLRAELRSELSSALSPNGTITSSEIDRLPYLNAVLNETMRLFPPVPLTLREAAHDTTIQNHFVPAGTTVVICPWAINTSVHLWGDDAKDFNPERWLKPGMANSGGADR, encoded by the exons ATGGGCGTCCCAAAACGCGGGTTGCTACTTGCAGCCTCCGCACTATCCTTCCTGCGAGCGCGCGGCGCGGTACAGGGGGGCGGTTACATCAGCAGCACAGCAGCTATCTTCACCATTCTATTACTGGTGAAGTGGTTCTATGAGATATTAATTTATCCGCATTTCTTGAGTCCGTTGAGGAAGTTGCCGCAGCCGGAG AACACAAACCCCATCCTAGGCAACTTCCTCCAGATCTTCAATCTAGCAACCGGGGAGCCGCATAGGGAGTGGATTGATGAGGTACCGAATGATGGTGTTATCTACTATCGGTGGTTGTTCAATAGTCCGAGGGTGTTGGTTGCAAACCCGAAGGCTATGGGTGAGGTGTTGGTGACGAAGAGTTATGAGTTTGTTAAGCCGGCGAGGTTGAGGGAAGGGTTGGGGAGGTTGCTTGGGGTGGGGATTTTGTTGGCCGAGGGGGAGGAACATAAG CGCCAAAGGAAACTCCTAATGCCGGCCTTCAACTTCCGCCACGTCAAGGACTTATACCCCATCTTCTGGTCCAAATCACAAGAAATGACCAACAAAGTCGCTGAAACAATAACCGCCAGTCCAGACTCTGAATCCGTCGTTGAAATCCGTGAATGGGCATCCCGCGCTACCCTCGACATCATCGGCGTCGCAGGCATGGGCAAAGACTTCGATGCCATCACAAACCCCAAGAACCCCCTCAACGAAACCTACCGCAAAATCTTCGGCAGCAACCGCAACGCACAAATCGTTCAGTTACTCCTCGGTTTCCTACCGCACTGGCTCGCCGCCTCGCTCCCGCTAAAACGCAACGACGAAATCGGAAACTCCATCGCCACCATCAAAAGCGTCGCCGCCTCACTCATCGCGGAGAAGCGAGAAAAGCTAAAATCCGGCTCCACGGGCACCGACATCCTGAGCGTGGCTTTGGAATCCGGGGGCTTCAGCGACGAAGATTTGGTAAACCAACTAATGACGTTCCTGGCCGCAGGCCACGAAACCACCGCCTCAGCCCTAACATGGGCCGTATACTGCCTGTGCTTGCACCCCTCTGTGCAAACCCGTTTACGCGCCGAACTGCGGTCTGAACTCTCCTCCGCCCTCTCACCAAACGGCACAATCACATCGTCAGAAATAGACCGCTTACCTTACCTCAACGCCGTCCTAAACGAAACTATGCGCCTCTTTCCCCCTGTGCCCCTCACACTCCGCGAAGCCGCACACGACACCACGATTCAAAACCACTTCGTCCCCGCCGGCACAACCGTCGTCATTTGTCCCTGGGCTATCAATACCAGCGTGCACCTCTGGGGCGACGACGCCAAGGATTTCAACCCGGAGCGTTGGTTGAAGCCTGGAATGGCGAATTCAGGCGGCGCAGACA GGTGA